TGAGCTAGAAATATCTTCAACGGATATTCGTGAACGTATAAAAAAAGGATATTCTATAAAATATATTGTTCCGGAGAGTGTGGAAAATTATATTATAAAAGAAGGTTTATATCTGTAAAAAATAAAAATGTTGGCATATATTTTGGTATATTTGTACATACTGTTAGAGTAGTGCAAAGTCCATAGAAAGAGAGGTGATGGAAAGTGACGAAAACTCTCTATGTCGGCAATCTACCATGGTCAACTACAGACGAAGCGTTAATGGAAGCTTTCAGTGCTTATGGCGGTGTAGTATCGAGTAGAATTATTACAGATAGGGAAACTGGTCGCTCAAGAGGTTTTGGTTTTGTAGAAGTTGATGATAGTGATGCCGATAAGATGGTATCAGCTATGAATGGTACAGACTTCGGGGGTAGACAAATCGTGGTTAACGAAGCAAAACCTCGGCAAGACTAAAATAATATAGTATAATACTAAAGGGTATTGCAGCGAATTTTTGCAGTACCCTTATAGTTTTTTCGATTTATCGTAATCAAAGAAAATAACTTCCTTCAAATAAAGGAATGCAGGATAATTTTCAGCTTTAGCGAATTTAGCAGAAGAAGGTGATTTTGTGGAATTTAATGAGCTAAAGAAAATTTTAATGACAAAGTTAACGAATAAAAGATATCAGCATTCTCTGGGAGTTGCTGATACGGCGGCGTTATTAGCAAAGCGCTTCGGCTGTTGTATTGAAAAAGCGAAGATAGCTGGACTTATGCATGACTGTGCAAGAGCATTTTCAAATGAGGAATTACTGCTTATGGCGAGTGACCTTGAAATCCAGGTTGGGGCGATTGAGAGGAAATCACCAGTTTTATTACATGCTTACGTTGGTGCCATGATTATTGAGAAGACCTATGGGATATTTGATGTCGAAATACAACAAGCGATTCGTAACCATACAACGGGTGGGAAAAGCATGGGGCTTCTTGATAAGATTATTTATTTGGCTGATGTAATTGAGCCATCACGTAATTTTTCTGGAGTTGAAAAATTGCGTGAATTAGCAAAGCAAGATTTAGATGTAGCCGTTTTAGCTGCATTAGATCAATCTATTATACATATCATAATGCAAAAAGGTTTAGTTCACCCTGATACAATTTTTGCGCGTAATGAACTTTTGTTAAAGGATGAATACATGGATGGGTAAGTTAAATCAAAAAGTACGAAAAAAGCGGAGACTTAGGATAGACCGCTGTATTCTGCTGATTATTATTTTAATTGTCGCATGTTTTGCAATTGGCTTTCTTATAAAAGGTGTATATGCGGTGGGGCAAAATGCATATCAATTTTGTCAGAATATAAGTCAAGATTATCAGAAGAGAATGAGTTTCCAAGCGAAGTTTCAGAGTGAAAAATTTAAAAATTACACGAATATACTTCTCATTGGTGTCGATGATGGTGATATTGATAATGCAGGGATGGCAAAACGGGCTGATGCTCTAATGATGATGAGCATCAATCATGAGACGGGAAGTTTAGAAATAGTATCAATTCCAAGGGATACTTATGTAAATATTCCGGGGAGAAATACACTGGGACGTATAGCACAGGCGTATAGTTATGGGGAGACACAATTGACGGTAAGAACTGTCGAAGAGTTATTAAAAATTCCGATAAACCATTATATTGTGGTTGACTGGGATACTTTTGTTGGAGTCATAGATACTCTTGGGGGAATTGATTTATATGTTGAAAATGATATGTATTATGAAGATCCTTATGCAAATTTAGTCATTGACTTAAAAAAAGGATTTCAACATTTAGATGGAGTATCTGCTGGGAAATATGTACGGTATCGAAGCGATGATTTAGCTGATATCGGGCGAGTTCAAAGACATCAGAGAATATTAAAGGCAATTTATACACAAGCTCTGCATGTAGATGCTATTGTTAAAATACCGGAAATATTTGATATCATAAATAAAAATGTTACGACAAGCTTGTCAGCCTTTGATGTAGCAAAGATAATAAAGTATGTAGATCATGTGAGTCAAGACTCAATAAGAACCCAAATGATTCCTGGAGATTTAAAAACGATGAATAATGAAAATGTTTGGGTGATAAACGAGGGCGAATTAAATCGTCTTCTAGATCAAATATTTATTGATAATGATAAAATAAAAACTGAGTAGTTTGTTTAGGAGGAAAAAATGAATATTAAAAGTGAAAAATTAAGTGAAATGATAGCAAAAGCAGCGAGTGATAAAAAGGCTCGAGATATTGTAATTATGGATATGAAAGACATATCTTTAGTTACAGATTACTTTATTGTGTGTAGTGCAAATTCTAGTACACAAGTTAAAGCGATAGCAGATAATATAGAGGATGAATTAGGAAGAGAAAACATCTTTTTCACACATAAAGAAGGATATCGTGAAGGCAGATGGATATTACTAGACTATAATGATTGTGTAGTACACATTTTTGTTGAAGAAGAACGTCAATTTTATAATATTGAACGTTTATGGGGCGATGCGCCGACAACTAGATATGAAGATTAGAGGATGCATATGAGTGATAAAGAAAATAACAGACTAAAACCAAGTACAGTTGCTACTTTGGAAGTAGTAAGAAAAAGTGAAATGGGTGCTTTCTTAGACGCTGGCACAGGGAATACTTCTGATGATATTTTATTGCATAAAACGCAGCAGATTCGTTCGGTTGAAATAGGTGAAAAGGTGGATGTTTTTTTATACCTTGATCCTAAGGGGCGGCTTACTGCGAGTATGAGAGTGCCGCAAATGCGAGTTGGACAAATAGCCCGTGTGAATATTATCAATACGAGTAAAGATGGTGCTTTTGTGGATGTTGGAGCTGAGCGTGGTATTTTTATGCCATATGCAGGCATGCGCGGTAAAGTACAAGTTGGTGAAAAAGTATGGGCAAAACTATATATTGATAAATCAGGACGACTTGCAGTTACTATGGAAGTTGAAGATGAATTAAGAAGAGCTTCAAAACCAGCGGAAGGAATTAAAGTTGGCGATAAAGTAAAAGGCACGGTTTACAATTATACTGATCAAGGTGCATTTATTTTTACTGAAGCGCGCAATATTGCCTTTATGTATAATGGCGAAATGATTTCTAGACCTAGAGTAGGGGAAGAGGTAGAAGTTAGAGTTACTTTTTTGCGCGAAGATGGCAGATTGAATGTATCTATGCGCCCAGTGAAAGAAAATGCCATTGTAGTTGATGCTGAAAAAATTCTAAATTTACTCAAAACTCGTGGTGGTAAAATGCCTTATAGTGATGAAACCTCAGCAGAAGTAATAAAAGATAAGTTCAATATTAGTAAATCTGCTTTTAAAAGAGCAATGGGATCATTATTAAAAAATGAGCTAATTGAACAAAAAGATGGATGGACATTTTTGAAAAACAACGAATAAGATTTTATGTTTAATTTTTGGCAGGATTTTTTTCCACAGATAGCGAATTTGATAAAAAAATGTAGTTCTAATTTTAAGCAAGGGATACTAAATGTTATATAGAGTGGAGGAATTTCGATGAGTGACAATACTGTTGATAAAAAAGGAATTTTACTAGAAACTGGTACAAATGAATTTGAAATTGTAGAGTTTAATATTGGTAAAGTTAGTTATGGAATTAACGTAGCAAAAGTTCGTGAAGTTATCAATCGTGATTCGGTTACCGTTACTAAAATGCCACAGGTTCATCCATTTGTAGATGGTTTATTTACTTTACGTGGCAGAGTAATGCCTTTAGTCAATTTACCGCGTTGTTTAAATGAAGGTGGAGAAATTGAGCCTAAAAATATAATTGTTACGGAAATTAATAATTATAATATGGGATTTTTAGTCGATACTGTATCAAGGATACATCGCATTTCATGGACTGAGATGGAACCTGCTCCTAATGTTGGAGATACATCTATGGTTGTTGGTGTAATTAAGATGAGTGATAAAATTGTTCTTTTGCTTGACTTTGAAAAGATCATTGCTGAAATTAATCCTGAAATTAATGCAAAATTAACTACTTTTGAAGATACTCATGATGATATTAAGGAAAAAAGAACGAAACAGCCGATTGTTGTAGCGGAAGATTCTCCAATGTTACGTGATCTTTTAGTTGGAACATTACATGAGGCTGGATATCGTAATGTACATGAATATAGTAATGGTAAATTGGCATGGGAAGCGTTAAGTAGAATTTCTAGAGAAGATAAACCAGTGTCGGAAAGTGTAAAAATGATTATTTCTGACATTGAGATGCCGCAAATGGACGGACATCATTTATTGACATTGGTTCGTGCAGATCAACGTTTAAAAGAAGTACCTTTGGTATTTTTCTCTTCGTTAATTAATGATGAAATGCGCCGTAAAGGTGAGTCTATTGGTGCAAATGGTCAGATTTCAAAACCAGAAATTGCACAATTGATAGATTTAATTGATACTTTAATTTTTGGTAAGCATGATTGATTCATTTAGAAAAGATGGTTATAATAGGAATGAGGAATAATTTTATCCTTATTCCTATTATTTTTTATATAAGGCTGTGAAGCAGAGTTGTGATAAAGAAGCTTGAAGCAAATGACTTTTTGTTTTTAATTGTTTTTTTTAGTTGGTTGCCATCGGTTGATATGGACCATTTATCAATCTTACAATATGTTGGGTTGGAGGTAGCGATATTATGGAGTGTAGCATTTTTATTAAAATTTTTTGTACGATAAAAAGCAGAGGAAAGATGTAAGAATTTGATTCTTGATCATCTTTCCTCTGCTTTATTATAAGGTCATTATAATAAAAAAACTCGCAATCGCGAGTTTTAATTTCAAATGGTGGCGGCGCAGAGATTCGAACTCCGGACACTGCGGGTATGAACCGCATGCTCTAGCCAACTGAGCTACGCCGCCGTATTTATGGAGCTAATGACCGGGATTGAACGGGTGACCTTATCCTTACCAAGGATAAGCTCTACCGGCTGAGCTACATCAGCGATCACTAACTTTTGTTTTGGTTGCGGGGGCAAGACTCGAACTTGCGACCTTCGGGTTATGAGCCCGACGAGCTACCAACTGCTCCACCCCGCGATATTAAATTAATGGTGGATGGGGTTGGATTCGAACCAACGAAGGCAGAGCCGGCAGATTTACAGTCTGCTCCCTTTAGCCACTCGGGAACCCATCCTTATTTATGGAGCTGGCGAGAGGACTTGAACCCCCAACCTGCTGATTACAAGTCAGCTGCTCTACCAATTGAGCTACACCAGCATGCCTTAACGACAATATACATTCTACTATGACAAAAAAAAAATGTCAATATAAAAAGAAAAAATAATATAATAAATATACAAGATATAAAATATTTTTTATATTGTAGAATATATAGAAGGAGAATTATTGAAAATGACGAAATAATTCACCTAGAGGCTTTATAACAAAAAATAAAAATTAGAGAGTTGATATGGGATTATGGAACAAAAAAACATCTGTGATAAGTTATTTTCGGAAGGAGCAATAGTTCCTGCAGTAAGGACGGTAGATGATTTTAAATTTGCTTTAAATATAAAATCATCTAGCATTATATTACTTTTTGGAGATATTATTATTTTGCCGTCTATCATTCAAGAAGCTAAAAAACATAATAAACGTATTTTGGTTCATTTAGATTTATTGGGTGGAATAGGTAAAGATCGGTCAGGGATTAGGTATCTCGCACGCATAGGTGTTACTGGAGCCATTACAACAAAGCCACAGCTAGTAAAATTTGCTCGCGAGGAAGGGATGATCGTCATTCAAAGATTGTTTGTAATGGATTCTGAGGCTTTAAAGTCAGGCATAAATTTATTAAGAAATTGTCGTCCTGATGCCGTTGAAATTTTACCAGCATCTGTTCCAAAATCAATTATTGAGGAATTGGTCAAAGAAACAAACTTACCTATTTTAGCTGGTGGGCTTATGCATACGATGGAAGATATTGAGCTGGCTATTCAGAATGGAGTTCATGCTGTTAGTACAAGTAAACGTGAGCTTTGGAAGTGATGTAAGAAAAAAATAAAAAAAATTAAAATCATGCAGGATTTTTAAAAAGTTTATCTAATTATACAAATATAAAATTAATTAAAGAAAATAAACAGCGAGATGACAGAGAGTTGTTTGAGTTAATAAAGAAGATGTATCTTAATGTCTTTCACTGTATATTCTTGCTAATTTTAAGGAATGTGAATAGATATTAAGATATTTTTATTTTTAGAGATATTCAAACCTTTCTCTCCTGTAAGTAAAAAATGAAAATATTTTTCAAAAATGTAAGAAAAATATAAAAAGGTTGCAGGAATTTATTAAAAAATAGCTAATATAATAGCTGTAGGAGTTACGGATATGTGAATGGGTGTAGTTGGACTAAAAAGTACGACATCCCATCTTATCATATTAATGCATACTAAAAGGGGTGATTGAAAAAAAGAAAAAAGAACAAGCGATGCTTGTTGGTTAAGAGGATTTATCAGACATTATTTTTTCATCTTAAAAAACAAAGTAATGGAGGGACTTATTCTCATGGAAAATTTATTAGGCGAAATTTTTGGTACCGCAGTACTTACTTGTATGGGGTGCGGCGTAGTTGCAAACGTTATCTTAAAAGGTAACAAAGGTGAAGGCAGCGGATGGATTGTAATCACTGCTGGATGGGGATTTGCGTGTATGTTAGGTGTTTTCACTGCGGTTTCATTAGGAGCTCCACAAGCTGACTTGAACCCAGCTGTTACACTTGCTAAAACTATGAATGGTGTTTATCAACCAGGTCATGCTGTTGTAACTATGGTTGCTGAAACATTTGGTGCTTTCTTAGGTGCTGTTGTTGCTTGGGCTGCTTATCTTCCACACTGGGAAGCTACTGAAGATCAAGCTACAAAATTAGGTGTATTCTCCACTGGCCCTGCTATTCGTAGCTATGGTGCAAACTTCCTTTGCGAAGCAATTGGTACTTTCATGCTTATGTTCTTAATCTGGGTAATCTTCAATGCAAACAATGGTCAATTACCTGCAGGTTTCGGCCCTTATTTAGTTGGTATGTTAATCTGGGCTTTAGGTTTAAGCTTAGGTGGTCCTACTGGATATGCAATCAACCCTGCTCGTGACCTTGGACCTCGTATAGCTCATGCGATTTTACCTATCCCTGGAAAAGGTAGCTCTGACTGGGCTTATTCTTGGGTGCCAATTCTTGGACCTCTAGCTGGTGGTGCTGTTGCATACTTCGTTGCGAAAGCTATCAACTTAATCTAATACTTTGGGATTTTGAAGTAATATTTAAAGTTGTTATGAAAAATGATATCTAGTTTTACTGATATTATATTACATCTGCTAAAACTAGATATCATATTAAGTTAATTCATAAAATTTAATGTCGAGGAGTGCTTAGAGAATTATGACAAAAAAATATGTGTTAGCGTTAGACCAAGGTACTACTAGTTCAAGATCAATCCTTTTTGATCAAAACTCAAACATTGTTGCTGTTGCACAAAGAGAATTTACACAAATTTTCCCTAAACCAGGTTGGGTTGAACATAATGCAAACGAAATTTGGTCAACTCAAATTGGTACGATTGCCGAAGTAATTGCAAACGCTGGTATTGAACCAAGCGAAATTGCTGCAATTGGTATCACTAACCAACGTGAAACTACAGTTGTTTGGGAAAAAAGCACTGGTAAACCTGTATATAATGCTATCGTATGGCAATCTCGTCAAACAATGGATATTTGTAATGATATCAAAGCTAAAGGCTTATCCGATACTTTCAGACAAAAAACTGGTTTAGTGGTAGATGCTTACTTCTCTGGTACGAAAGTAAAATGGATTTTAGATAATGTTGAAGGCGCTCGTGCAAAAGCTGAAGCAGGC
This genomic interval from Selenobaculum gibii contains the following:
- a CDS encoding RNA recognition motif domain-containing protein, producing the protein MTKTLYVGNLPWSTTDEALMEAFSAYGGVVSSRIITDRETGRSRGFGFVEVDDSDADKMVSAMNGTDFGGRQIVVNEAKPRQD
- the yqeK gene encoding bis(5'-nucleosyl)-tetraphosphatase (symmetrical) YqeK, which codes for MEFNELKKILMTKLTNKRYQHSLGVADTAALLAKRFGCCIEKAKIAGLMHDCARAFSNEELLLMASDLEIQVGAIERKSPVLLHAYVGAMIIEKTYGIFDVEIQQAIRNHTTGGKSMGLLDKIIYLADVIEPSRNFSGVEKLRELAKQDLDVAVLAALDQSIIHIIMQKGLVHPDTIFARNELLLKDEYMDG
- a CDS encoding LCP family protein; its protein translation is MGKLNQKVRKKRRLRIDRCILLIIILIVACFAIGFLIKGVYAVGQNAYQFCQNISQDYQKRMSFQAKFQSEKFKNYTNILLIGVDDGDIDNAGMAKRADALMMMSINHETGSLEIVSIPRDTYVNIPGRNTLGRIAQAYSYGETQLTVRTVEELLKIPINHYIVVDWDTFVGVIDTLGGIDLYVENDMYYEDPYANLVIDLKKGFQHLDGVSAGKYVRYRSDDLADIGRVQRHQRILKAIYTQALHVDAIVKIPEIFDIINKNVTTSLSAFDVAKIIKYVDHVSQDSIRTQMIPGDLKTMNNENVWVINEGELNRLLDQIFIDNDKIKTE
- the rsfS gene encoding ribosome silencing factor, with the translated sequence MNIKSEKLSEMIAKAASDKKARDIVIMDMKDISLVTDYFIVCSANSSTQVKAIADNIEDELGRENIFFTHKEGYREGRWILLDYNDCVVHIFVEEERQFYNIERLWGDAPTTRYED
- a CDS encoding CvfB family protein, whose product is MSDKENNRLKPSTVATLEVVRKSEMGAFLDAGTGNTSDDILLHKTQQIRSVEIGEKVDVFLYLDPKGRLTASMRVPQMRVGQIARVNIINTSKDGAFVDVGAERGIFMPYAGMRGKVQVGEKVWAKLYIDKSGRLAVTMEVEDELRRASKPAEGIKVGDKVKGTVYNYTDQGAFIFTEARNIAFMYNGEMISRPRVGEEVEVRVTFLREDGRLNVSMRPVKENAIVVDAEKILNLLKTRGGKMPYSDETSAEVIKDKFNISKSAFKRAMGSLLKNELIEQKDGWTFLKNNE
- a CDS encoding chemotaxis protein; translated protein: MSDNTVDKKGILLETGTNEFEIVEFNIGKVSYGINVAKVREVINRDSVTVTKMPQVHPFVDGLFTLRGRVMPLVNLPRCLNEGGEIEPKNIIVTEINNYNMGFLVDTVSRIHRISWTEMEPAPNVGDTSMVVGVIKMSDKIVLLLDFEKIIAEINPEINAKLTTFEDTHDDIKEKRTKQPIVVAEDSPMLRDLLVGTLHEAGYRNVHEYSNGKLAWEALSRISREDKPVSESVKMIISDIEMPQMDGHHLLTLVRADQRLKEVPLVFFSSLINDEMRRKGESIGANGQISKPEIAQLIDLIDTLIFGKHD
- a CDS encoding glycerol-3-phosphate responsive antiterminator; the protein is MEQKNICDKLFSEGAIVPAVRTVDDFKFALNIKSSSIILLFGDIIILPSIIQEAKKHNKRILVHLDLLGGIGKDRSGIRYLARIGVTGAITTKPQLVKFAREEGMIVIQRLFVMDSEALKSGINLLRNCRPDAVEILPASVPKSIIEELVKETNLPILAGGLMHTMEDIELAIQNGVHAVSTSKRELWK
- a CDS encoding MIP/aquaporin family protein; amino-acid sequence: MEGLILMENLLGEIFGTAVLTCMGCGVVANVILKGNKGEGSGWIVITAGWGFACMLGVFTAVSLGAPQADLNPAVTLAKTMNGVYQPGHAVVTMVAETFGAFLGAVVAWAAYLPHWEATEDQATKLGVFSTGPAIRSYGANFLCEAIGTFMLMFLIWVIFNANNGQLPAGFGPYLVGMLIWALGLSLGGPTGYAINPARDLGPRIAHAILPIPGKGSSDWAYSWVPILGPLAGGAVAYFVAKAINLI